A genomic segment from Cyprinus carpio isolate SPL01 chromosome A4, ASM1834038v1, whole genome shotgun sequence encodes:
- the LOC122141038 gene encoding uncharacterized protein LOC122141038: protein MSSLDLDVISEDELNNIKNSIIEWEDDTWCPDMETKSVSSFEEDETKEIDTDYDDSDDEDYMPHICVRTGGALKTPICLNSLQTISMEDTVHDAEDNSQDPTIADIHPIPETAKIMVEDDIIGQPASITYHSCLKLLAEYLVLPVNMCTAKYTNTNAECGAHKPFEVNIHSGGTAAIVEWICCNGHTVWKWSDVWHGSKNLSKKIHAAGQQKGCAILQMWNKDICNHFWYCCKTADTYEEFIDMWVGVLHHVTGEHTWALGECKHGPLLDDRDKELIESGSVAHERLAEIILDERWLKVVPKYLNFRSTADLESFHNHILMYASKRFSFSPPVYMLLVPMLAGLDYTPSSP from the exons ATGTCATCACTGGATCTGGATGTCATCAGTGAAGATGAacttaacaacattaaaaactcaAT TATCGAGTGGGAAGATGACACCTGGTGTCCTGATATGGAGACAAAGTCTGTGTCATCATTTGAAGAAGACGAAACAAAGGAAATAGATACAGACTATGATGACAGTGATGATGAGGACTATATGCCACATATTTGTGTGCG GACTGGCGGTGCTCTGAAGACTCCGATTTGTCTGAATTCCCTTCAAACAATTAGTATGGAGGACACTGTGCACGATGCTGAAGACAACTCCCAAGACCCTACTATTGCAGACATACATCCAATCCCAGAGACTGCTAAAATCATGGTTGAGGATGACATAATTGGCCAGCCAGCATCTATAACATACCACAGTTGTCTGAAGCTGCTTGCTGAATATCTTGTTCTACCTGTGAACATGTGTACTGCtaagtacacaaacacaaatgcagagtGTGGGGCACATAAACCATTTGAGGTCAACATCCATTCCGGGGGTACAGCTGCAATTGTGGAATGG atatgTTGTAATGGTCACACTGTTTGGAAATGGTCTGATGTCTGGCATGGGTCCAAAAACTTGAGCAAAAAAATTCACGCA GCAGGGCAGCAAAAGGGGTGTGCCATTCTCCAGATGTGGAATAAAGACATCTGCAACCACTTCTGGTACTGCTGTAAGACGGCAGATACCTATGAAGAGTTTATT GACATGTGGGTGGGAGTCCTGCACCATGTCACAGGAGAACACACGTGGGCTCTTGGTGAGTGTAAACATGGCCCCTTGCTGGACGACAGAGATAAAGAATTGATTGAGAGTGGTTCAGTGGCACATGAGAGGCTGGCTGAAATTATTCTCGATGAACGCTGGCTGAAGGTCGTCCCCAAGTATCTGAATTTCAG GTCAACTGCAGATTTGGAGTCGTTTCACAACCACATACTGATGTATGCCAGCAAGCGCTTCAGCTTTTCCCCACCAGTTTATATGCTGCTCGTACCGATGCTGGCTGGCCTCGATTACACGCCATCTTCTCCATAG
- the LOC122140683 gene encoding zinc finger protein 333-like, translating into MKIEETFRVKHEKTETQTDLKEESEELNEIQDKDQYKKHHEFITGQKSFSCSQKAKTSSQKRAQKARSRSHFICQQCGKSFNHQGKLRVHMRIHTGEKPFICQQCGKCFSEHGNLKNPHEDSHWREAFHLLSMWKEFYS; encoded by the exons atgaagattgaagaaacattcagagtcaaacatgaaaagactgagacacaaacag ACctgaaagaagagagtgaagaactgaatgaaatacAAGATAAAGATCAGTACAAAAAACACCATGAATTCATAACTGGacaaaaatcatttagttgcTCACAGAAAGCAAAGACTTCCTCACAAAAAAGAGCTCAGAAGGCTAGATCTAGAAGTCATTTCATctgtcaacagtgtggaaagagtttcaaccATCAAGGAAAACTGAGagtccacatgaggattcacactggagagaagcctttcatctgccaacagtgtggaaaatgtttcagtgaacatggaaaccttaaaaatccacatgaggattcacactggagagaagcctttcacctgctctcaatgtggaaagagttttactcaTAA